The Atribacter laminatus genome contains the following window.
GGTCTTTTTTTCCTATTTATGCTTAGTTTAGTTATCGTCCCTTCTTCAATTATGATAGCTCAATATCGAGTGATTACCTTTTTTGGACTATTAAATACTTTAACTGGTATTATTCTGGTTTATTTAAGCTGGACGGCTTACGGGATTATAATGTTTCGACAAGCTTTTTCGGATATACCTGAGGATATTATTGATGCTGCAGTTATTGACGGATGTAAAGAATACCAAATATTTTACCGAATAGCTTTTCCACTCCTAAGACCTACTATTGCTACCGTTGCAATTTTTACTTTTGTTTGGATATGGAATGATTTTATTTGGCCTTTAATTTTACTTCAAGATCCCAGCAAGGAAACAATAACTCTTGGAATAATGACTCAAAGAGGACAATATCTTTCTGACTGGGCAGTTCTCACGGCAGGGCTATCAATCGGTTTCTTGCCGGTTTTAATTTTATATTTCCTTTTCCAAAAACAATTCATACAAGGAATCACCATGGGATCACTAAAGGAAT
Protein-coding sequences here:
- a CDS encoding carbohydrate ABC transporter permease; the encoded protein is MYKKDMISRGITYFVLIVLFIMVAYPLFWTLSTSLRENWDIFRNPISLPTQPTFQNYQKVWTLGRFGSYFFNSIIITIVSLLGVLFLSAAAGYGFARYRFKGSNGLFFLFMLSLVIVPSSIMIAQYRVITFFGLLNTLTGIILVYLSWTAYGIIMFRQAFSDIPEDIIDAAVIDGCKEYQIFYRIAFPLLRPTIATVAIFTFVWIWNDFIWPLILLQDPSKETITLGIMTQRGQYLSDWAVLTAGLSIGFLPVLILYFLFQKQFIQGITMGSLKE